The following proteins are co-located in the Chloroflexota bacterium genome:
- a CDS encoding class I SAM-dependent methyltransferase: MNSEGYFEQVAGRWDEMRRQFFPDTVRETALLAANVQAGEIAADIGAGTGFITEGLLQRGAKVIAVDQSKAMLKEIRRKFGPVDCRVGEATRLPVPDGTVDYVFANMCLHHVDVPPEAIREMVRVLRPGGKLVITDLDEHDFEFLRTEQHDRWMGFKRDDVRRWFEAAGLTHIRIDCVGEECCADSACGDERASISIFLALGTKPSGNQKSD; encoded by the coding sequence ATGAACAGCGAGGGATACTTCGAGCAGGTGGCCGGGCGGTGGGACGAGATGCGGCGACAGTTCTTCCCCGATACAGTCCGGGAGACGGCCCTGCTCGCCGCAAACGTGCAGGCAGGAGAGATCGCTGCGGACATCGGGGCCGGAACGGGGTTCATCACGGAAGGGCTGTTGCAACGAGGGGCAAAGGTCATCGCCGTCGATCAGTCCAAGGCGATGCTCAAGGAGATCCGGAGGAAATTCGGGCCGGTGGATTGCCGGGTCGGCGAGGCGACTCGTCTGCCGGTCCCGGATGGGACGGTGGATTACGTCTTCGCGAACATGTGCCTTCATCATGTGGACGTGCCACCGGAGGCGATCCGAGAGATGGTCAGGGTGCTGAGGCCAGGTGGGAAGCTGGTCATCACCGACCTGGACGAACACGATTTCGAGTTCCTGAGGACGGAGCAACACGATCGCTGGATGGGATTCAAGCGGGACGACGTGAGGCGCTGGTTTGAGGCGGCAGGGCTAACGCACATCCGAATCGACTGCGTGGGCGAGGAGTGCTGTGCGGACTCAGCCTGCGGCGACGAACGCGCCAGCATCAGCATATTCCTGGCGCTGGGGACGAAGCCGTCGGGGAATCAGAAAAGCGACTAA
- a CDS encoding TIGR01457 family HAD-type hydrolase: MVARSLRDIRAFLLDMDGVVYAGTELLPGSREFIAQLQAEGTPFLFLTNNSSRTPGQYVEKLAGLGIRVDEDRVFTSALATAAWLRQEAPEGAAVLVIGERGIREALADQGFRLVDRHDQADYVVAGFDSTFTYEKAKEAAFAIRRGAPFIATNTDASLPTEEGQAPGAGSIIAMLEVATGVKAKVIGKPEPGIFELALARLGTRPEETAMVGDRYETDIVGGHRAGLPTIGVLCGVTTAEQFATADPPPDWVFSDLAELLEAWRRRLEDT; this comes from the coding sequence ATGGTCGCACGATCGTTGCGTGATATACGAGCGTTTCTGCTGGACATGGATGGCGTGGTATACGCCGGGACGGAGCTGTTGCCCGGCTCTCGGGAGTTCATCGCTCAGTTACAGGCGGAGGGCACGCCGTTTCTCTTTCTGACCAACAATTCCAGTCGCACGCCCGGCCAGTATGTGGAGAAGCTGGCCGGTCTGGGTATTCGTGTCGACGAGGATCGGGTGTTCACATCGGCGTTGGCCACGGCGGCCTGGCTGCGACAGGAGGCGCCGGAGGGGGCGGCCGTGCTGGTCATCGGCGAGCGCGGCATCCGGGAGGCGTTGGCCGATCAGGGATTCCGGCTGGTGGATCGTCACGACCAGGCGGATTATGTGGTGGCGGGATTCGATTCGACGTTCACGTATGAGAAGGCGAAGGAGGCCGCCTTTGCGATCCGTCGCGGGGCTCCCTTCATCGCTACGAACACGGATGCCAGTTTGCCTACGGAGGAGGGACAGGCACCCGGGGCGGGCTCGATCATCGCCATGTTGGAGGTGGCCACCGGGGTGAAGGCGAAGGTGATCGGCAAGCCGGAGCCGGGGATCTTCGAGTTGGCGTTGGCCCGGTTGGGCACCCGGCCGGAGGAGACGGCCATGGTCGGGGATCGGTACGAGACGGATATCGTGGGGGGGCATCGGGCCGGGTTGCCCACGATCGGCGTGTTGTGCGGGGTGACCACGGCAGAGCAGTTCGCTACGGCGGATCCGCCGCCGGATTGGGTGTTTTCGGACCTGGCCGAGCTGTTGGAGGCATGGCGTCGGCGGCTCGAAGACACATAG
- the recJ gene encoding single-stranded-DNA-specific exonuclease RecJ — MTSTLQGESVPPRAKHWVIAPDPSPEIAARLSHLHPLLVRVLARRGITSAEEAAAFLEGSEISNNPYRLAGVSEAVTRLRYALRRGERIAVYGDFDADGVTSTALMTVTLQSLGGDVRPYIPHRVDEGYGLNFDALGRLREEGCRVVVTVDCGIRSVEEVAYGQRLGMDMIITDHHSIGPELPPARAVINPKRADSRYPFDSLAGVGVAYHLARGLLRAAAHDRDIPDGGLREQDLLDLVALGTVADIVPLLGENRDLVRHGLERLNEPTRRGMLALMDQAGVRPGRVTATTIGYILGPRINAAGRLSSGMLAFELLTTDDPARALTLAAELNRLNQRRQDLTRRYTEDALMQLEEDAYLHLVAAPHYEHGVVGLVASQIVEATYRPAIVVRQEEEVSRGSARSIPEFNITRALDRCRDLLVRHGGHAAAAGFTVRNEHLSELKDRLQAIAREELSDEDLVPRLYVDAVVELSELNRDMYEQLRRVEPCGHGNEQPVLVAHGVTVRSCRAVGADQRHLRLTVSDGRVVFDAIAFQQGEWVDQMPARVDLAFTFEVNEWNGRQQFQLNVLDWRPAGEEGG; from the coding sequence ATGACATCGACATTGCAGGGGGAATCGGTGCCGCCACGAGCCAAACATTGGGTCATCGCCCCAGACCCCTCGCCTGAGATCGCCGCTCGCTTATCCCATCTCCATCCGCTGCTGGTGCGCGTCCTGGCCCGACGCGGGATCACCTCGGCCGAGGAGGCGGCGGCTTTCCTCGAAGGCTCTGAGATCTCCAACAACCCGTATCGGCTGGCGGGCGTGAGCGAGGCGGTCACCCGGCTGCGTTATGCCCTGCGCCGCGGGGAGCGCATCGCCGTCTACGGCGATTTCGACGCGGACGGGGTCACGTCCACCGCGCTGATGACGGTCACGCTGCAGTCCCTGGGCGGGGATGTGCGCCCCTATATCCCTCATCGGGTGGACGAGGGATACGGGCTGAACTTCGACGCGTTGGGGCGGCTGCGGGAGGAGGGGTGCCGGGTCGTGGTGACGGTCGATTGCGGGATCCGGTCGGTGGAGGAGGTCGCGTATGGCCAGCGCCTGGGCATGGACATGATCATCACCGACCATCATTCGATCGGGCCCGAGCTGCCGCCCGCCCGCGCGGTGATCAACCCGAAGCGGGCGGATAGCCGCTATCCGTTCGACTCGCTGGCGGGCGTGGGGGTTGCCTATCATCTGGCTCGAGGCTTGCTGCGGGCCGCCGCACACGACCGGGACATCCCCGATGGCGGTCTGCGGGAGCAGGACCTCCTGGATCTGGTCGCCCTGGGAACCGTGGCCGATATCGTCCCGCTGTTGGGCGAGAACCGTGACCTGGTGCGCCATGGCCTGGAGCGCCTGAACGAGCCCACGCGTCGGGGTATGCTGGCGCTGATGGATCAGGCCGGGGTGCGGCCGGGTCGGGTCACGGCCACGACGATCGGATACATCTTGGGGCCTCGCATCAACGCGGCCGGCCGCCTGTCCTCCGGCATGTTGGCGTTCGAGTTGTTGACCACGGACGATCCCGCTCGGGCGCTCACGTTGGCGGCGGAGCTGAACCGGCTCAACCAGCGGCGACAGGACCTCACCCGGCGCTACACGGAGGACGCGCTGATGCAGCTGGAGGAAGATGCTTACCTGCATCTGGTGGCCGCGCCCCACTATGAGCACGGCGTCGTCGGGCTGGTGGCGTCGCAGATCGTGGAGGCCACCTATCGCCCAGCCATCGTCGTCCGTCAGGAGGAAGAGGTCAGCCGGGGATCTGCCCGCTCGATCCCGGAGTTCAACATCACGCGGGCGTTGGATCGCTGCCGGGATCTATTGGTGCGGCATGGCGGCCACGCGGCCGCGGCCGGGTTCACCGTGCGCAATGAGCATCTGTCCGAGCTCAAGGATCGGCTCCAGGCCATTGCCCGGGAGGAGCTATCTGATGAGGACCTGGTGCCCAGGCTGTACGTTGACGCGGTGGTGGAGCTGAGCGAGCTGAACCGGGATATGTACGAGCAGTTGAGGCGGGTCGAGCCGTGCGGCCATGGGAACGAGCAGCCGGTGCTGGTGGCTCATGGCGTGACCGTGCGTTCCTGTCGGGCGGTGGGGGCCGATCAGCGGCATCTGCGATTAACGGTGAGCGACGGCCGCGTGGTATTCGATGCGATCGCTTTCCAGCAGGGCGAGTGGGTGGATCAAATGCCCGCTCGCGTCGATTTGGCCTTCACCTTTGAGGTAAACGAATGGAACGGCAGACAGCAGTTTCAGTTGAACGTCCTGGACTGGCGCCCGGCCGGGGAGGAGGGGGGATGA
- a CDS encoding methionyl-tRNA formyltransferase, which translates to MNKPSQTRVIFMGTPEFSVPSLAALVEGGYDVVAVVTQPDRPAGRGRKVVPSPVKQYALNHGLKVLQPTSVRKPETVAELAALRPDVIVVAAYGKILPPEVLTLPPKGCVNVHASLLPRHRGAAPIAAAILAGDTITGTTIMLMDEGMDTGPILAQATLEIQPDDTAITLGQRLARQGAELLAATLPMWLTGEIHPQPQPEEGATVCRPIRKEHGRIDWARPAIEIERMVRAYQSWPGAYTSWQGQPLKILRAHVAEGSAEPGKVIPWEEGAAVGTGQGLLVLEEVQPAGKRAMSIQDFLRGRPTFLEAHLG; encoded by the coding sequence ATGAACAAGCCGTCTCAGACTCGCGTGATCTTTATGGGGACGCCCGAGTTCTCCGTACCCAGCCTGGCCGCCCTGGTGGAGGGCGGCTACGATGTGGTCGCTGTGGTGACGCAGCCGGATCGCCCGGCCGGGCGAGGACGCAAGGTGGTCCCCTCCCCGGTGAAACAATACGCGCTGAACCATGGCCTGAAAGTATTGCAGCCGACCAGCGTGCGGAAGCCGGAGACGGTGGCGGAGCTGGCAGCCCTGCGTCCGGACGTCATCGTGGTCGCCGCCTACGGGAAGATCCTGCCCCCCGAGGTGCTGACATTGCCCCCCAAGGGCTGCGTCAACGTCCACGCGTCCCTGCTGCCCCGCCACCGGGGGGCGGCGCCCATCGCCGCCGCCATCCTGGCCGGGGACACGATCACCGGCACCACCATCATGCTCATGGACGAGGGAATGGACACGGGCCCTATTCTGGCACAAGCCACCCTGGAAATCCAGCCGGATGACACGGCGATCACGTTGGGTCAGCGGCTGGCCCGCCAGGGCGCCGAGCTGCTCGCGGCCACGCTCCCCATGTGGCTGACGGGGGAGATCCATCCACAACCCCAGCCCGAGGAGGGAGCGACGGTCTGTCGCCCGATCCGGAAGGAGCACGGCCGGATCGACTGGGCGCGTCCCGCCATCGAGATCGAGCGGATGGTGCGGGCATATCAGTCATGGCCGGGCGCCTATACCTCATGGCAGGGACAGCCGCTGAAGATCCTCCGGGCGCATGTCGCGGAGGGCTCGGCGGAGCCCGGAAAGGTCATCCCGTGGGAGGAAGGAGCGGCCGTAGGCACGGGACAAGGGCTGCTGGTGCTGGAGGAGGTCCAGCCGGCGGGAAAGCGGGCCATGTCGATCCAGGACTTCCTGCGCGGCCGCCCAACGTTCCTGGAGGCCCACTTGGGATAG
- a CDS encoding acyl-CoA thioesterase, whose protein sequence is MTSPAVDISFHVRYAETDAMGIVHHAAYIVWFEEGRSAFMRACGFPYSEVERRGYWFTVAEVHARFHVPARYDERVTVRTRLAELRSRGLTFAYEIRRCADDQLLVTGETRHICIDHTGTVRRIPQDLLAILRSAPVSQAGEAPTQRRES, encoded by the coding sequence ATGACATCGCCCGCCGTCGACATATCATTCCACGTGCGATACGCCGAAACGGACGCCATGGGCATCGTCCATCACGCGGCCTACATCGTCTGGTTCGAGGAGGGGCGCAGCGCGTTCATGCGAGCCTGCGGCTTCCCTTACTCCGAAGTGGAGCGACGCGGCTATTGGTTTACCGTGGCCGAGGTGCACGCCCGCTTTCACGTGCCCGCTCGCTACGACGAGCGGGTGACCGTACGCACCCGCCTGGCCGAGCTGCGCAGCCGCGGCCTCACCTTCGCCTACGAGATACGCCGTTGCGCAGACGATCAGCTGTTGGTCACCGGGGAGACCCGTCACATCTGCATCGATCACACCGGCACGGTGCGCCGGATCCCGCAGGACCTGCTGGCCATCCTGCGCTCGGCGCCCGTTAGCCAGGCCGGAGAAGCACCCACCCAGAGGAGGGAATCATGA